Within Pseudosulfitobacter sp. DSM 107133, the genomic segment TTCGCACCATCCAGGAAGTTATTGCCACAGTCGGCCCGAATATCGCCGATTCCGTCTCGTTTCTGGGAGGCGATATCGTGTTCGCGGGCATGAACGTCATTCTTGGTGGCGTGATTGCCTTGTTCATGATCCTTGAACCCAAGGGGGTGATGCACCGCTGGAATATCCTGAAATCGTCTTATCGTATCTGGCCGTTCCCCTATTGATTTCGGGGCGGTCTATAACCTGGGAGGAGAATGAAAATGACATACCTCAGCAAATCGGGCCTTGGGGGGCTGCTGGCCGCCGGAACGCTGGCGCTCGCCACGGCGCTACCAATGAAGGCACAGGCGGAGACCACATATAACCTTGCGCTTCTGTCGGACTTTTCTGGCCCCTATGCCGACATCATGCCGATCTTGGCCTCAAGCCGGGAGGTCGTTTTCGACTGGTGGAACGCGACCAGCGGCAAGGAACTCGGCGTCAAGCTGAACTACAAGAACTACGAGACCCGATATGATGCCGCACAGGTCGCCAGCCTGTGGCCCGGAATCAAGTCGGAGCTGGCGCCGATCGCCGTGGTCGGCCTTGGCGGGCCGGACGTGGCGGCCCTGTCCGAACGCTTACCCGAAGACAAGATCCCGATGTTCATGGCCACGGCCGCCTATGGCTTTGCCTGGCAGCCCGATTCCTGGATATTTAATCCGCGCCCGACCTATTCGCATGAAGCCGCAGGCTTTCTGGCTTGGATGCGCGAACAGCGTGGCGGCGACGAACCCATAAAATTCGCGGTCCTGTCCTCCGAGGCATCCCCTGCCTATGTCGATATGGGAAAGGGGCTCGAAGTCTATGCCGAAGAGCATCCCGAGGCCGCCGATTTGGTTGAGGTCATCTATACCGACGTGCAGCCGACCGACCTGACCGCGCAAATGCGTCGCGTCGCGCGGTCGGGGGCCGAAGCGGTGATCATCCAGACCAACACCTCGATCGTGGTCGCCGCGAAACGCGGGTTGCAGGCCAACGGGGCCGACATCCCGATCATGATGAGCTCGCATAACGGGCTGCCTGCCTCGGGCAAAGCGCTTGGCGGGCTGGCGCAGCTTGAAGGCGACTTTGAGGCCTACGGCATGGTGATCGCGGCCGATGAGGACACAGAAGCGCGGCAGTTTTACCAGACCCTAGTTTCGGATTACGGGCTCAAGGCGCCCTGGAATGTCGTGACGGCCATGGGGATTTCCCAGGCCCTCTATACCGTGGCCGTGATCGAGCACGCGATCGAGGAGAACGGTGCCGAAGGTCTGACGGGCGAGCTGGTGCGCGAGGCGCTCTTTGCCAAGCCGATCACCTCGGAGGAAACCCATGGCTTCCTTCCGAGTCTCACTTTCACCCCAGAAGCCCCCTTTCCTCTGAAAGGACTCAAGGTGAACGTGGGCACGGTTAAGGACGGGAAGATCACCATCGCGGCGACCGGCGTCGATGTTCCCGATTTGAGCAAGTGGTGAACAAAACCCGGGCACCGCGATCGTGGTGCCCGACCCTTTCTCTGGATCCGGACCCGAAGTTATGCTCGAACTCAATAACGTGGAAGTGACCTATTCCGACGTCATTCTGGCGCTCAAAGGGATCTCAATGACCGTGCGCGAGGGTCAGTGTGTTGCGCTTCTCGGTGGAAACGGGGCAGGGAAAAGCACGACGCTCAAGGCGATTTCCGGAACTCTGAAATCCGAAGACGGAACCGTGTCCGCCGGTTCGATCGTCCTGAACGGCACGCCGATTCAGAACATGGAAGCGTCGAATGTGGTAAAGAATGGCCTTATCCATGTGATGGAGGGCCGACGCGTGCTGCGTCACCTGACATCGGAACAGAACCTGATTGTCGGCGGGCATATGGTGACCAATTCCACCGAACTGAAAAACCGTCTGGCTCATGTCTACAGTCTGATGCCGCGTCTTGCGGACCTGCGCAACCGCACCTCGGGGTTCATGTCCGGCGGTGAGCAGCAACTGCTTTTGATCGGCCGGGCCATGATGGCGAGGCCCAAGATCATCGCCATCGACGAGCCGTCGCTGGGTCTGGCGCCGATGATGGTCCGTGACGTCTACGAAGTTCTCAAACAGCTCAAGCGCGAAGGCACGACCTTCTTTCTTGTTGAACAAAACAGCGCCGCCGCCCTGTCGATCGCCGATTACGCCTATGTGATGGAAAACGGGCGCATCGTCTTGGATGGCCCCGCCCACAAGCTCGCCGGCAACGAAGACATCAGAGAATTCTATCTTGGTGTCACCGCCTCCGGTGAACGCAAGAGCTATCGCGAAATCAAGCATTATCGGCGCCGCAAGAGATGGCTCGGATAGGAGGGGAAATACAATGACTGAATTGCTGGACATCAAGGGTCATACCGCACTTGTAACCGGGGCCGGACAAGGCGTGGGTCGTCAGGTCGCGCTTTATCTCGCCGAACATGGCGCGGGTGCCGTTGTGGTCAACGATTTCCACGCCGCGCGGGCCGAAAGCGTCGCGGCGGAAGTGGAAGCGGCTGGTGCAAAGGCGCTACCGATGGCCTTTGACGTGTCGGATTTCGATGCTGTGGGCGCGGCCTTTTCCGAGGCGCAGCGCGTCTTTGGTAGCGTGGAAATTCTGGTCAATAATGCTGGTAATGCCGGGCCGACGTCACGGCTCGACGATCTTGTACCGTTCTGGGAATCAAACCCCGCCGAATGGCGGCGCTGGATGGCCACCAATTTCGATGGCGTGCTGAACTGCACCCGCCACGCCATGCCGATGATGGTCAAGGGTGGCTACGGACGCATCGTGACGGTCATTTCCGACGCAGGCCGGGTGGGCGAGCCGCACCTGGCGGTCTATTCCGGTGCCAAGGCCGGGGCGGCGGGCTTCATGCGCGCCATTGCAAAGGCCGGTGGCCGGTTCGGAGTTACCGCAAACTGCGTCGCCCTAGGCGGCACCAGAACCCCGGCGGTCGCCGATCTGATCCCGGATGCGGAGACCGAAAAGCGGGCGCTTTCGCAATATGTAGTCCGGCGGCTGGGTGAGCCGGAAGACGCGGCAGGCATGATCCTGTTTCTTTGCTCGGATGCAGCAAGCTGGATCACCGGCCAGACCTATCCGGTGAATGGCGGTTATTCATTTGCTTGCTAGAGCCGAATATGGGCAGTCGCAATCAATTGGGGCCGCCCTCGAACAAGCGTTTATTATCGGCGCCGATCTCCGGCGGCAGCCCCGAAATCTCGGTTTCGAAACCGTCGAATTTCAGGGGTTGGACCAGAAAAGTCTCTGTCTTGCCGCCATCGTGCGCGATGGTGCGCAGCAACCGGCGGGCGCGCACATGCGGATCGTTCATGGCCTCGGCCAGCGAATTGACAGGGCCCCAGGGTACGCCGGCCTTGTCAAAGAGACCGCCCCAGTCCGCGCGCGTCTTGCCGACAAGAACCGCCGCAATCTCCTCCCGCAACTCGTCCTTGCGCGTGACACGGTCGCGGCTTTTCATCCCGGCGAGGTCCGGTTTGTCGATCGCCTCGCAGAACGGATGCCAGAACCAGTCCTCATGCGCGATGGACAGCGTCAGCAGTTTGCC encodes:
- a CDS encoding ABC transporter substrate-binding protein encodes the protein MTYLSKSGLGGLLAAGTLALATALPMKAQAETTYNLALLSDFSGPYADIMPILASSREVVFDWWNATSGKELGVKLNYKNYETRYDAAQVASLWPGIKSELAPIAVVGLGGPDVAALSERLPEDKIPMFMATAAYGFAWQPDSWIFNPRPTYSHEAAGFLAWMREQRGGDEPIKFAVLSSEASPAYVDMGKGLEVYAEEHPEAADLVEVIYTDVQPTDLTAQMRRVARSGAEAVIIQTNTSIVVAAKRGLQANGADIPIMMSSHNGLPASGKALGGLAQLEGDFEAYGMVIAADEDTEARQFYQTLVSDYGLKAPWNVVTAMGISQALYTVAVIEHAIEENGAEGLTGELVREALFAKPITSEETHGFLPSLTFTPEAPFPLKGLKVNVGTVKDGKITIAATGVDVPDLSKW
- a CDS encoding SDR family NAD(P)-dependent oxidoreductase, with the translated sequence MTELLDIKGHTALVTGAGQGVGRQVALYLAEHGAGAVVVNDFHAARAESVAAEVEAAGAKALPMAFDVSDFDAVGAAFSEAQRVFGSVEILVNNAGNAGPTSRLDDLVPFWESNPAEWRRWMATNFDGVLNCTRHAMPMMVKGGYGRIVTVISDAGRVGEPHLAVYSGAKAGAAGFMRAIAKAGGRFGVTANCVALGGTRTPAVADLIPDAETEKRALSQYVVRRLGEPEDAAGMILFLCSDAASWITGQTYPVNGGYSFAC
- a CDS encoding ABC transporter ATP-binding protein, which codes for MLELNNVEVTYSDVILALKGISMTVREGQCVALLGGNGAGKSTTLKAISGTLKSEDGTVSAGSIVLNGTPIQNMEASNVVKNGLIHVMEGRRVLRHLTSEQNLIVGGHMVTNSTELKNRLAHVYSLMPRLADLRNRTSGFMSGGEQQLLLIGRAMMARPKIIAIDEPSLGLAPMMVRDVYEVLKQLKREGTTFFLVEQNSAAALSIADYAYVMENGRIVLDGPAHKLAGNEDIREFYLGVTASGERKSYREIKHYRRRKRWLG